The window CTTTGGGACCGAAATGATGCAGAAAAGTCCCGGAGCGGCCAAGGCTTTCATCGATTACGCCGAAATCAGCGAGGCCGACCGCCGGAAAATTGCCGGAGAAAATCTCAGCCGTCTGTTGAAATTGGAAGAGAGTCCTGCCGATTACGACGAACCTTCCCCCGACGATACCATTTTGGAAAAGGCGAAAAACGGCCATCCCATTGATGACATGTTGGTCATCGACGGACACGCCCACATCACGGAGAAGGGACACTCCGATATTGTAATCGCGGTCATGCCTCGCTCCGACGCCGAGGGGGTGATCGATCGGAATCGGCGGATCGGGGTGGACATCACCTGCGCCAGCGGCTGGGGCGGAGTTTGGACGGATTACGAGAGGGGCAATCTTGCTGTGGCGGAGGCCATCCGTGATTTTCCGGAAAATTTTGTGGGCTACGCCACATTGGATCCGCTGTATGTGACGGACTGGGAGAAAGAACTTCGGTTTTGCTACGAGGAATCCGGCATGAAGGGCATGAAACCCTACTACCCGCGCAATAAAGTTCCCTATTCCGATCCGGTGTACGACCCCTGGTTTCGGTACGGAAATAAACACCGGCTTTTTGCCCTTATGCACCCCTCGGACAATTTTGAGGAAGAAATGACGACTCTCGCTAAAAAATATCCGGAGATTTCCTTTCTCCTGGCCCATTCCGGTTGGTCGTACGAGGTGGCACACAGGCATGTCCGCCTGGCGAAAAAGTTCCCAAACGTGTTTTGTGAGATTACATTTACGTCTGTGACCAACGGAGTAATTGAATTCTTGGTGAAAGAAGTGGGCTCTGAAAGGGTGATTTACGGCTCGGACACCTCCATGCGAGATCCTATTCCCCAATTCGGCTGGGTGGCATACGCGGATATTTCCGAAGAAGACAAGCGCAACATTCTGGGTCGGAACATGAAGAAAATCCTCGATCGGTGTCTGATTTAAAGGACGGCTGAACGAAATTTGCACTGAACGTGTTGAAAAAGGAAAATTTTATGCACTTTGGACTTCCCGCTGTTGATTACATTGTGATTGCATTTTATTTGATTTTCATGCTCGCCATTGGATTC is drawn from Calditrichota bacterium and contains these coding sequences:
- a CDS encoding amidohydrolase family protein; translated protein: MKSIKYLDCFASVGKWAGKDPAAPWTVERMLRDMKRCGIHGALVFSNYARDLQPSVGNERVAEICRDNPRLFPAWVALPSVADEAPKGSDFVEQMVAAGVKAAKIYPRLHHFRVNEANVGDLLDALQEKRIPLLVDAGNYEPYNQITWEELEWLAKSYPKLPILLHAVRWEATRIVLPLLQKFPNLHVEFSNYQANRVIEFLVEKVGADQLLFGTEMMQKSPGAAKAFIDYAEISEADRRKIAGENLSRLLKLEESPADYDEPSPDDTILEKAKNGHPIDDMLVIDGHAHITEKGHSDIVIAVMPRSDAEGVIDRNRRIGVDITCASGWGGVWTDYERGNLAVAEAIRDFPENFVGYATLDPLYVTDWEKELRFCYEESGMKGMKPYYPRNKVPYSDPVYDPWFRYGNKHRLFALMHPSDNFEEEMTTLAKKYPEISFLLAHSGWSYEVAHRHVRLAKKFPNVFCEITFTSVTNGVIEFLVKEVGSERVIYGSDTSMRDPIPQFGWVAYADISEEDKRNILGRNMKKILDRCLI